The genomic segment CCCCTTCCCCATGGTGTAAGGTACGCTTTTCTTGGCCCTAATGAAACTTACCCTGTCATTGTGAGTAGTGAACTTACTGAACTTGAGCTATCTGAACTTTTAAATGCtcttaaaagatttagaaaagcAATAGGGTACTCTCTTGATGACATCAAAGGGATATCACCTACTTTGTGCATGCATAGGATACATCTTGAGGATGAATCTATGACTTCTATAGAACATCAAAGAAGGTTGAATCCCAACttgaaagatgttgtaaagaaagagattcttaaactcttagatgctGGTGTGATCTACCCTATCTCAGATAGTAAGTGGGTatctcctgtgcatgtagtCCCAAAGAAAGGTGGTATCACTGTGGTTAAAAATGAGAAGGATGAATTGATACCAACTAGGACCATAACTGGTCATAGGATGTGTATTGATTACCGAAAACTTAATTCAGCCTCTAGAAAAgatcattttccattgccattcattgatcaaatgcttgagaggcTTGCAAATCATCCTTTTTATTGCTTTCTTGATGGGTATTCAGGGTTCTTCCAAATCCCCATACATCccaatgatcaagagaagacaACATTCACATGCCCCTATGGCACCTTCGCTTATCGAAGGATGCCATTTGGGTTATGTAATGCTCCAGCTACCTTTCAAAGGTGCATGATGTCTATCTTCTCTGACCTCATTGAGGATGTTGTGGAGGTGTTTATGGACGACTTCTCTGTCTACGGATCCTCGTTTTCTgcttgtttgtcaaatttgtgcagggtcctacagagatgtgaagacaccaaccttgtgctgaactgggagaagtgCCACTTCATGGTTAAAGAAGGGATTGTGCTTGGTCACAAGATttcagagaaaggcattgaggtggacaaagCCAAGATTGAAGTGATGGTGAGGCTGCCTCCACCAAAGACAGTGAAAGACATTAGAAGCTTTCTTGGTCATGCCGGGTTCTACAGAAGATTCATCAAAGACTTCTCCATGATTGCAAGGCCATTGACCAAGCTGTTGTGCAAGGAAGCCACCTTTAGTTTTGAGGTTGAGTGTCTTGAAGCCTTTAAGAAGCTGAAGAATGAGCTTGTTAGTGCACCTATTGTCCAGCCACCAGATTGGAATCTCCCCTTTGAGATCATGTGTGATGCTAGTGACTATGCCGTTGGAGCAGTTTTGGGGCAGAAGAAGGACAAGAAGACAcatgtgatctactatgctAGCAGAACTCTTGATGATGCCCAAGTGAAGTACTCTACAACAGAGAAGGAGTTGTTAGCCATTGTCTTTGCCTTTGAAAAGTTCAGGAGCTACCTTGTGGGGTCTAAAGTGATTGTCTACACAGATCATGCAGCTTTGAGGCACCTCCTAGCCAAGAAAGATGCCAAGCCAAGACTGTTGAGGTGGATTCTACTGCTTCAAGAGTTTGATCTTGAGATTAAAGACAGGCCTGGAGTTGAGAATGGTGTGGCTGATCACTTGTCTAGAATGAGAGTAGAGTGTGGTATCCCCATTGATGAAGGACTTCCAGAAGAACAGCTTATGGCTATTAGAGCAGTGGTTGCAGTTTGCGAGACTGGTAAGAAGATTGAAGAAGTCAAGGCAACAAATGAGAAAGAACCTTGGTATGCTGATTTTGCAAACTACCTTGTTACTGGGAAAGAGCCACTGAATCTTGAAGGCTATGCCAAGAAGAAGTTTTACAAGGAGTTGAAGAGGTATTATTGGGATGAGCCCTTTCTCTACATACTTTGCAAGGATCAGCTCTATAGAAGGGCAGTGGCTGAAGAAGAAATAGATGGGATCCTCACACACTGTCATGGATCATCATATGGAGGCCACTTTGCTACATTCAAGACAGTTGCTAAGGTGTTACAAGCTGGATTTTGGTGGCCACACATGTTCAAGGACACTCAAGACTTTGTTTCCAAGTGTGATTCTTGCCAAAGGAGAGGAAACATCTCTAGGAGAAGTGAAATGCCTCAGAACCCAATACTTGAGGTGGAAGTGTTTGATGTATGGGGAATAGACTTCATGGGCCCTTTCCCTTCCTCTTATGGCAACAAATACATCCTTGTAGCTGTTGACTATGTCTCTAAATGGGTTGAAGCAGTGGCAAGCCCTACAAATGATTCAAGAGTAGTAGTCAAGATGTTCAAAAGCATAATCTTCCCAAGGTTTGGAGtccctagagtggttataagtgATGGAGGATCACATTTCATCAACAAGTTATTTGAAGGCCTCCTAAGGAAGAAGGGTGTTAAGCACAAGGTGGCCACACCATATCATCCTCAGACTAGTGGGCAAGTGGAGCTTTCCAACAGGGAAATCAAGAGCATACTGGAGAAGATTGTGGGTACTAAGAGGAAAGACTGGTCAGACAAgcttgatgatgcactttgggctTATAGGACAGCATACAAGACTCCCTTAGGCACTACACCTTTCAACCTTGTCTATGGAAAAGCTTACCATCTACCAGTTGAGCTTGAGTATAAGGCAATGTGGGCTGTGAAACTGTTGAACTTTGACATCAAGAGTGCCAAGGAGAAGAGAATGTTTCAGCTACATGAGCTTGATGAGATAAGAATGGATGCTTTTGAGAGCTCAAGGATCTACAAAGAAAAGACCAAAGCTTTTCATGACAAGGGTATTTTGAAGAGAGAGTTCAGGGTTGGAGATCAGGTTCTCCTCTACAACTCTAGGATGAAATTATTTCCCGGGAAGCTCAAGTCAAGATGGTCCGGACCTTTCAAAATCAAGGAAGTCAGACCATATGGGGCAATTGTGCTATGGAATAAGAATGGAGGAGAGTTCACAGTCAATGGACAAAGAGTCAAGTTATACATGGCTACTACACCAGAGGAAGATGGGATTTCGGTTCCACTTTCTGATCCCACCCCAACCTAGTCCTAAAGGAAggaaagtcaagctagagacttgaaacaagctcacttgggaggaagtcccatgtctATCCTTGTACATATTCCTTTaggattttctttttgttctaaaaaaaaaaaaaagaggcgaGATTGGGGCCGCACAGCGGGGTCGACACAGCGGGGTCGAGGGGTCGCGGTCGAAAGGGAGCGGGGTTGAGCAAGTGAATAGAGCGGGGTATCAGAGGTCGCTCGGCTTTACGACGATTCGGGACCAAAAACGACGCAGCGGGGTTTCACCGCGGGGTCGCGACACCGCTCCACGCCCAGGTAAGTTTTCTCTCACCCTTTAACCGGATTAAACCGGTTCGAATCTACTTAAATCGAACCGACCCGCCCGTCTCGCCTAAACCCTACCTCTCTCCCTCGCGACTCCCCCTCTCTTTTCACCTCTCCTCTCTCAAACTCTTCCTCACCCAAAATCTCTCAACTCACTCAAATCCCCACCAAATCTCTCCATTCTTCTTTCTAAATCCGAGCTTTAGCCCCTGTAGTCTATTTTTAAGCTTCTTTTCGCCATTTCCTTTCACCTAGAGCAAggtatttgatttaaaatttgattctcGTGGGTTCATGAACCCTAATTTTTCAAAGTtcaattttgattaatttcttGCTTGATTAGGCTTAAATAGATTTGGTAAAGCTTATATATGTGTGTGGGTTGTTGATTTCGTGGTGGAATTGAGTTGGATTTGAGTTTgagaaattagggttcttgagaatTGGGGATATTCGAAATGGTGTATAATTGAGTCTTGTTGGAGTTTGTTTAAGCTTAGTTTACATGTTCTAAAGCTTGTGTGAGCTCTTTTGTTCAATAGATTGCTAAGTTGATAAGCTTGCTCTCATTTCTTCAAGCTTTTATCTTTTTGACTCTTGCCAATACTAAAGTTTTCTTCAAGGTTTAATTTTGAAGGTACAATGGTGAGGATAACCCAAGCccagagaaaagaaaaagagcaaGCAGCTGCAGAACAAGAGACTGCCTTGAGAGGAAAAGCTCTAACTTCCATGCCTACTGGAGGATCCTCTCGACAGCAAGCTTTGGCAGCTAAGAAAGCAAGCGACCTAGAGAAGAAAAAGGGGAAGATGCCAGCATCCTCTACTAGAGACGAAAGCGATGATGACAGTGAGGACGAGCCAGCTCCACCCAAGAAAGCTAAGAAGTCTACTGACCACGGGAAGATGCCATATGCCGACAGAGATAGAGAAAAGAAGCCAACCCCTGCAGTGTTTCTAGACTTCTTGAAGAGAGGTGTGACATGGTCTCCTACACGGTTTGGTGACACTGAGCTGATGGAGGAGATTGGTATCGATAATGACATCAAGGCCATGCTAGGCAACATGCACATGTCAGACTTCTACTCCTTGGCCTATCCCACCTACAAAGATCTGGCTAGTGAGTTCTTGGCTTCATTGAGGGTGACTTACCATCAATCTGTGCATGTGAGGCAAGGATGGGGAAAGATTACATTCACAGTCGAAGGCAAGACCTACAACATAACCTTCAAGAACATTGGGAGCGCTCTTGGTCTCAAGGATGCAGGAAACTTTCATCTCCCCAAGCTCAGAGGACTCGCAAAGGAGGACAATATCCCGGCAAAGGTGTGGAAATTAATTACTGGTACACGCCACAGCTCTGGTGGAGACAAGAGCTCAGCCATTAGGAACCCAGCTATTCGCTACCTTCATAGGATGCTGGTACATGCTTTCTTCCCAAGAAAAGAGCCCGGCAATGTGAATGAAGAGGACTTGAAACTCCTTTGCCTGGCTCTGAAGCGTTTTGCGCCAGAAGACATCCCCTTTGATGTTGATGAGCTCTACAAAGACTTTGGAATGGTAGGGTTCTTCATGACGCGCCTTGAGTATTATAGGGATTGGGCTTGGTCTTCTTCTGATTCAGAGCTTACGATTGGAATTGGTGGCATGATTACACCATTGCTTCAGTTGGCGTATATAGACTTGAAGCGTGATGCAGCAGGACCTACTTTCCTTGATGCCACTCATATGAAGGTTGCTCAATACTTCAGTGGGAGATACTTTGGTTCATGTGTCTACTTGTACAAGAATCAAGGCCATCCTGTTGAGTTAATCCTCCCCAACAAGAGTATCACCTGTCTAGAAATTCCAGGAGCTGTCAGCTTTGCTATTGGAGAAGAGCACTTCCTTGGACCTCATGGAAAGTTAGGCCCCATGGCTTTAAGCAAGAGGAAGCAGAGTATGTCAGCAGCTCAATATGCACGCTTGCACAAAGATGAGATTGCTGAGGACACCACTGAAGTAGTCTATGGTCCTCGTCGATACCACTTTCAGCCGTATGCTGGAGCCTTAGCCCCCGGTCCCCTCCGTGACGCTCACGAGCACATTGGAAAGCTTGAGCGATGGAACAAGCATCAGGATAGAACAATCTTCAAGCTCAAGACCAAATGCAAGGAGCTCAGCAAAGCCATGAAGAGGCAAGCACAAGCTTCTGCTAGGTTCATGAAGAAAGTGACTGAAGTCCTAACTAGAGGAGCAATAGCTGGCTGCAGTGCAGCAGACTTCGACCTTGGAGACACTTCAGCTCCTCAGCCTCATCCTGGTCCCTTAGCCCTCAGCCTCCCTTTCACAGCCAGACAGATCAGGAGACGGAACAGGAACCCAGACATCCTCCCCTCTAGTTCAGGAAACAAATCTCCATCTCTAAACTCTACTGACGGTGGAGAAGACTCCGAGGAAGAGGCCACAGCCTCTACTCACACTCCATAGAGGTACTCCTACACTCTTTCTTTGTATATAtcagtttttctttgcatttagCTTTGTCTTTCGGTATCTCCTTCAGCTTAAttacacagagactgtgtgatttaagtttgggggaggtaccaaacatttgatcatgtttgctttgttgTCATTGCATTGAGACCATGCATTGTACATATCtatttgcataaaaaaaaaaaaaaaaaaaaaaaaaaaaaaaaaaacccaaaaaaataagCATGTAGTTGCATTAGCATCCTTTaagattgagtctagaagcattcaTATAGGTTGCATCCGTCTGCATAGGGAGCGATGATTTAAAATGCCTTGCAAAGGGCTTGTTTAACACTCAAAGTGACACCCTAGTTAAGCATATCAAGTAGCCTAAGCATCTCTTTAAAGCCTTGCACgcttcgagccttgaaaactcttcttgaaacttgttgcttgcttgatattgacATTGCTCTTGAAAGCCAACTCCAATTTGAACTTGAActtaatgaacttaatctctcttgcatatgggcacttgcatacttgatcatggatctcatacacatttgggttatcttattccattcattatcctttgttaacccaaatggaacTCTCCTACCCTTAAACCCTTAGCCATTCTTTGAGACcaacattgatttgcttgagtgaggccttctttttgatagcttgtcatgtgcaaaatcttgagagtattgggagcgacatagatttgttctcatctcttgctagcataggatcCTCATTTGAGTTAGCATCTAGGATGGTTAGTgggtttgtttattttaaagtttgttaTCT from the Raphanus sativus cultivar WK10039 unplaced genomic scaffold, ASM80110v3 Scaffold2809, whole genome shotgun sequence genome contains:
- the LOC130506016 gene encoding uncharacterized protein LOC130506016, which translates into the protein MMKKPTVQNQAFYIEEMEALADELLEELGLEDSLQHALTIDKEVQVVENKESAAYGRMLDSRKGFVDKEQYEELPQASSATQQEDSHQDDWSELKAPKVELKPLPHGVRYAFLGPNETYPVIVSSELTELELSELLNALKRFRKAIGYSLDDIKGISPTLCMHRIHLEDESMTSIEHQRRLNPNLKDVVKKEILKLLDAGVIYPISDSKWVSPVHVVPKKGGITVVKNEKDELIPTRTITGHRMCIDYRKLNSASRKDHFPLPFIDQMLERLANHPFYCFLDGYSGFFQIPIHPNDQEKTTFTCPYGTFAYRRMPFGLCNAPATFQRCMMSIFSDLIEDVVEVFMDDFSVYGSSFSACLSNLCRVLQRCEDTNLVLNWEKCHFMVKEGIVLGHKISEKGIEVDKAKIEVMVRLPPPKTVKDIRSFLGHAGFYRRFIKDFSMIARPLTKLLCKEATFSFEVECLEAFKKLKNELVSAPIVQPPDWNLPFEIMCDASDYAVGAVLGQKKDKKTHVIYYASRTLDDAQVKYSTTEKELLAIVFAFEKFRSYLVGSKVIVYTDHAALRHLLAKKDAKPRLLRWILLLQEFDLEIKDRPGVENGVADHLSRMRVECGIPIDEGLPEEQLMAIRKEPWYADFANYLVTGKEPLNLEGYAKKKFYKELKRYYWDEPFLYILCKDQLYRRAVAEEETSGQVELSNREIKSILEKIVGTKRKDWSDKLDDALWAYRTAYKTPLGTTPFNLVYGKAYHLPVELEYKAMWAVKLLNFDIKSAKEKRMFQLHELDEIRMDAFESSRIYKEKTKAFHDKGILKREFRVGDQVLLYNSRMKLFPGKLKSRWSGPFKIKEVRPYGAIVLWNKNGGEFTVNGQRVKLYMATTPEEDGISVPLSDPTPT